A window from Polaromonas naphthalenivorans CJ2 encodes these proteins:
- the iscB gene encoding RNA-guided endonuclease IscB: protein MAVFVLDRGGQPVMPCSEKRARLLLQSKRARVHRVMPFTIRLIDRSQTDCLLQPLRLKLDPGSRVTGLAVVREKPNTPGAKNAPAFEIAVINLFELVHRGRQISEALTARRQMRRRRRGNLRYRAPRGLNRGNKQKGWLAPSLQHRVDTTLAWVARLRRLAPITALSSELVRFDMQQLANPQIEGAEYQQGTLAGYEVREYLLEKWSRTCAYCDAQNTPLQIEHIEPRARGGSHRISNLCLACGPCNQKKAARTLQDFLKKDPARLARILAQAKKPLRDAAAVNATRWALAEALKATSLPLELASGGQTKFNRCTLGMPKTHALDAACVGRVDAIAGWQNHASATLTIKAMGRGSYQRTRLDGFGFPRGYLMREKSVHGFQTGDLVKAVVPKGKKAGTHVGRVAIRKTGSFNITTARGVVQGIGHKNCRVVQRNDGYGYFFNRAQHTGCEQAGPGATDALHPALYLPGLNPGVSRAS from the coding sequence ATGGCGGTTTTTGTATTGGATCGGGGCGGGCAGCCGGTGATGCCCTGCAGCGAAAAGCGCGCCCGGCTGCTTCTGCAGAGCAAGCGCGCCAGGGTTCACCGGGTCATGCCGTTCACGATTCGACTGATCGACCGAAGCCAGACGGACTGCCTGCTCCAGCCGCTGCGCCTCAAGCTCGACCCGGGCAGCCGGGTCACGGGCCTGGCAGTGGTGCGGGAGAAGCCCAACACGCCAGGCGCTAAAAATGCACCTGCCTTTGAAATCGCCGTGATCAACCTGTTTGAGCTGGTGCACCGGGGCCGGCAGATCAGCGAAGCCTTGACCGCGCGCCGGCAGATGCGCCGCCGGCGCAGAGGCAACTTGCGCTACCGCGCACCCAGGGGCCTCAACCGGGGCAACAAGCAAAAAGGCTGGCTCGCCCCGAGCCTGCAGCACCGCGTCGACACGACGCTGGCCTGGGTGGCGCGCTTGCGGCGCCTGGCGCCCATCACGGCGCTGAGCTCCGAACTCGTGCGCTTTGACATGCAGCAGCTAGCAAACCCGCAGATCGAGGGCGCCGAGTACCAGCAGGGCACCCTGGCGGGCTACGAGGTGCGCGAGTATTTGCTGGAGAAGTGGAGCCGGACCTGCGCCTACTGCGACGCACAAAACACGCCGCTGCAAATAGAGCACATCGAGCCCCGAGCCCGGGGCGGCAGCCACCGGATATCCAACCTGTGCCTGGCCTGCGGGCCGTGCAACCAGAAGAAAGCCGCCCGCACGCTGCAGGACTTTTTGAAGAAAGACCCGGCGCGCCTGGCGCGCATCCTGGCGCAAGCCAAAAAACCCCTGCGCGATGCCGCTGCGGTCAACGCGACCCGCTGGGCGCTGGCCGAGGCGCTCAAGGCGACAAGCCTGCCGCTGGAGCTGGCCTCGGGCGGCCAGACCAAATTCAACCGCTGCACGCTGGGCATGCCGAAGACCCATGCGCTGGACGCGGCCTGCGTCGGCCGGGTCGATGCCATAGCCGGATGGCAAAACCACGCCTCAGCTACCCTGACGATCAAGGCCATGGGCCGGGGAAGCTACCAGCGCACGCGCCTGGACGGCTTTGGCTTTCCCCGCGGTTACCTGATGCGCGAGAAGTCGGTCCACGGCTTTCAGACGGGCGACCTGGTCAAGGCGGTAGTGCCCAAGGGCAAGAAAGCGGGCACGCATGTGGGGCGTGTTGCGATCCGCAAGACGGGCAGCTTCAATATCACCACCGCACGCGGCGTGGTGCAAGGTATTGGCCACAAAAATTGCCGCGTCGTTCAGCGAAACGACGGGTATGGCTATTTTTTCAACCGGGCCCAACACACAGGATGTGAGCAGGCAGGGCCCGGGGCAACGGATGCGTTGCATCCGGCGCTCTACCTCCCCGGGCTGAACCCCGGGGTTTCACGCGCATCTTGA
- a CDS encoding XF1762 family protein translates to MALPQEACPYCGEAELIEILEVWPPRDFQLDTCCHGVHEAAVQFLSENPRAAAQWLRAKGLEGLTGRRVRRVIDDGSGQLVLDWRLTIAPVSFSTAKNFVAPHHRHCPAPAGWRFWTGIFNGDELIGCVMVGRPVARALDPARVVEVNRLCVRTDIAPELPWNACSQLYGWAAREARKRGFQRIITYTLESESGVSLKAAGWTIEHKVKGRSWDTPSRRLPNASPGLNKNRWTPES, encoded by the coding sequence ATGGCGTTGCCCCAGGAAGCCTGCCCCTATTGCGGCGAGGCCGAGCTGATCGAGATTTTAGAGGTCTGGCCGCCGCGTGACTTCCAGCTCGACACCTGCTGCCACGGCGTCCACGAGGCGGCGGTGCAGTTCCTGAGCGAAAACCCCAGGGCAGCCGCGCAGTGGCTGCGCGCCAAAGGCCTGGAGGGGCTGACAGGCAGGCGCGTGCGGCGCGTGATCGATGACGGCTCCGGGCAACTCGTGCTCGACTGGAGGCTCACCATCGCGCCGGTCTCGTTTTCAACTGCGAAGAACTTCGTTGCCCCGCATCACCGCCATTGCCCGGCGCCGGCCGGCTGGCGTTTCTGGACTGGAATCTTCAACGGCGACGAGCTGATCGGCTGCGTGATGGTCGGGCGGCCCGTGGCGCGTGCCTTGGACCCTGCCCGCGTCGTCGAGGTGAACCGCCTGTGCGTTCGAACCGACATTGCGCCGGAACTGCCCTGGAATGCGTGCAGCCAGCTTTACGGCTGGGCGGCGCGTGAGGCGCGCAAGCGCGGATTTCAGCGAATAATCACCTACACGCTCGAATCCGAATCGGGCGTGAGCCTCAAGGCCGCTGGTTGGACAATCGAGCACAAGGTCAAGGGGCGCAGCTGGGACACGCCATCGAGGCGCCTCCCCAATGCATCGCCCGGACTCAACAAAAACAGGTGGACGCCGGAGTCATGA